From Pelotomaculum isophthalicicum JI, one genomic window encodes:
- a CDS encoding peptidoglycan D,D-transpeptidase FtsI family protein — MGLLIQKRQVAVFYFFIIILGLLTACLWMIQIRDGEKYAAMALEQGSIYVPLEEVCRGKILDRNLLSLTGEQESERIVVFPEVIDREEVIRGLSEILNVPRTVLADLLNGAPRYLPYQLSQAQVEAVKERGWKGVAVLPVSFRYGDKPLAAQVIGHLGKIASREELSILSSQSGKSYKYDDVVGKIGLEGMYESELKGERPERAARVYHDATGNILNGSVITVEEGVRDSNRQDLVLTIDARIQQVVESVMDNRSIKGAVVVMEAGTGDLLAMAGRPAFHPAQVEDYLRKGGEERFFDHCTALYQPGSIFKIVVAAAALEEGVAGAGSLLTCGGAKDNLIHCWNDAGHGNITFSRAFAESCNPAFARIGLSLGAQKIIEYARKLGLDNQSVTGYPVPVDRREDLSLIAAPYNLVNSSIGQGPVLVSPVQVAAMMNAVISGGVYRAPRLVKEVRKSGGEAAREFNSEPGCQAIRPDTAAVLRELLELATDEGVAKGSLVPVFGSAGKTGSAQTGDMKHSVNAWFTGYAPRINPRYIVTVLVEDGASGSESAAPVFREIMEQILRFD; from the coding sequence ATGGGGCTATTGATTCAGAAAAGACAAGTTGCGGTTTTTTACTTCTTTATCATCATTTTAGGCCTCCTGACTGCATGTCTCTGGATGATTCAAATCAGGGACGGAGAAAAATATGCCGCTATGGCTCTGGAGCAGGGAAGCATTTATGTTCCCCTGGAAGAAGTGTGCAGGGGAAAAATTCTGGACAGAAACCTACTGTCTTTGACCGGTGAGCAGGAATCTGAGAGAATTGTTGTTTTCCCTGAAGTGATAGACAGGGAGGAAGTTATCCGGGGTCTTTCAGAAATCCTTAATGTGCCGCGCACGGTTCTGGCTGACTTGCTGAACGGGGCTCCTCGTTACTTGCCCTACCAGTTGTCACAAGCACAGGTGGAAGCGGTGAAAGAGCGGGGATGGAAAGGAGTGGCGGTATTACCGGTTAGTTTTCGTTACGGGGACAAGCCGCTGGCGGCTCAAGTGATCGGTCATTTGGGGAAAATCGCCTCGCGTGAGGAGTTGTCCATATTAAGCAGTCAGAGTGGCAAGTCCTATAAATACGATGATGTGGTCGGCAAAATCGGTCTTGAAGGTATGTATGAGTCCGAACTGAAAGGCGAGAGACCTGAACGGGCGGCCAGGGTTTACCACGATGCCACTGGGAATATTCTAAACGGTTCTGTGATAACAGTGGAGGAGGGTGTCAGGGACAGCAACAGGCAGGATCTGGTGCTTACCATTGACGCCCGTATTCAGCAGGTTGTGGAAAGTGTGATGGACAATAGGTCGATCAAGGGCGCGGTGGTCGTGATGGAGGCGGGCACGGGAGATTTGCTTGCCATGGCAGGCCGCCCGGCCTTCCACCCGGCGCAGGTGGAAGATTATTTACGAAAAGGCGGCGAGGAGCGGTTTTTTGACCATTGTACCGCTCTCTATCAGCCCGGTTCTATTTTTAAAATTGTAGTTGCCGCGGCTGCTTTGGAGGAAGGTGTCGCCGGCGCCGGCAGTTTGTTAACCTGCGGCGGGGCAAAAGATAATTTAATCCATTGCTGGAATGACGCGGGACATGGCAATATTACTTTTTCCCGTGCCTTTGCCGAATCCTGTAATCCTGCGTTCGCCAGGATTGGCTTAAGCCTCGGCGCGCAAAAAATAATTGAATATGCCCGAAAACTGGGTTTGGATAACCAGTCTGTCACAGGTTACCCGGTACCGGTTGACCGGCGCGAGGATCTGAGCCTGATTGCGGCGCCGTACAATTTGGTGAACAGCAGTATTGGCCAGGGGCCTGTGCTGGTTAGTCCCGTTCAAGTCGCGGCCATGATGAACGCGGTCATTTCCGGCGGCGTTTACCGGGCGCCGCGTCTTGTAAAAGAAGTGCGTAAAAGCGGCGGAGAGGCGGCCAGAGAATTCAATTCAGAACCCGGCTGCCAGGCAATCCGTCCTGATACCGCCGCTGTACTGCGTGAATTATTGGAACTGGCAACTGACGAGGGTGTCGCGAAAGGGTCCTTAGTGCCGGTTTTCGGGAGCGCCGGCAAGACGGGATCAGCGCAAACCGGCGACATGAAACATTCGGTGAACGCCTGGTTTACCGGCTATGCCCCGCGAATCAATCCACGTTATATTGTCACCGTCTTAGTTGAAGACGGCGCCAGCGGTAGTGAATCAGCCGCGCCGGTTTTCCGGGAAATAATGGAACAGATCTTGCGTTTTGATTAA
- a CDS encoding polysaccharide biosynthesis protein — MVYRSNLFSHLPISCFRCIVGKIEAVWQRLKRGKNVAKKAEPVLIIGAGVAGGVVADVLGQSLNKDLKPVGFIDDDLKKQKLVLHGLPVLGTRDDILTIVRGYDIKKIIIAIPSASGRVICQIIEKCHQSKAHLKILPGFYDLITGKIKISKIRDIEVSDLLGREPVTLDVERIAGYLTNQSVLVTGAGGSIGSELSRQVAKFSPGQLILLGRGENSIYEINLELRENFQGLQLIPEIGDIKDRARMRRIFDRYRPNVVFHAAAHKHVLFMEQCPEEAVKNNITGTRILAESACRVGTGAFILISSDKAVNPASIMGASKRVAEMVIQRMNERGKTRFAAVRFGNVLGSRGSVIPLFKRQIARGGPVTVTHPDMERYFMTTAEAAQLVIQAGVLAKGGEIFILDMGNPVKILDLAKKLISLSGFEPEKDIPICFTGINPGEKLVEQLVGEGERTIPTEHERIFAISEGKQDFDLLEASLNVLESPGFPYREHEIILLLQKLIPGFRK, encoded by the coding sequence ATGGTGTATCGCAGTAACCTTTTCAGTCACCTTCCCATATCATGCTTTAGGTGTATTGTTGGCAAAATAGAAGCAGTTTGGCAAAGGCTGAAAAGAGGTAAAAATGTGGCAAAAAAAGCTGAGCCAGTGTTAATCATCGGCGCCGGGGTAGCGGGAGGAGTCGTGGCTGATGTTCTTGGCCAAAGTCTAAACAAGGATTTGAAACCTGTTGGTTTTATTGACGATGATCTCAAAAAACAAAAATTAGTGCTGCATGGTTTACCGGTTTTAGGAACCAGGGATGACATCCTGACGATTGTTCGCGGTTACGATATTAAAAAAATTATTATCGCGATACCTTCAGCTTCAGGCCGGGTTATCTGCCAGATCATTGAAAAATGCCATCAGAGCAAAGCGCATTTAAAAATTCTTCCGGGTTTCTACGATCTGATTACAGGTAAGATAAAAATAAGCAAAATCAGGGATATTGAGGTAAGCGACCTGCTTGGCCGGGAGCCTGTAACTCTGGATGTGGAGCGGATAGCCGGGTATCTGACCAACCAAAGCGTGCTGGTTACCGGCGCCGGGGGTTCTATCGGCTCCGAACTGAGCCGTCAGGTTGCGAAATTTTCACCTGGACAATTAATTTTGTTGGGGCGCGGGGAGAACAGTATCTATGAAATTAATCTTGAGTTGAGGGAAAATTTTCAAGGTTTGCAACTCATCCCTGAAATAGGTGATATTAAAGATCGGGCGCGTATGAGGCGGATATTTGATAGATACAGGCCAAACGTGGTATTTCACGCTGCCGCCCATAAGCATGTTTTATTTATGGAACAGTGTCCGGAAGAAGCGGTGAAAAATAATATTACCGGTACGAGAATCTTGGCTGAATCGGCCTGCCGGGTGGGTACCGGCGCCTTTATCCTGATCTCGTCGGATAAAGCGGTAAATCCTGCGAGCATTATGGGAGCTTCAAAACGCGTGGCGGAAATGGTTATTCAGAGAATGAACGAAAGGGGAAAAACTCGTTTTGCCGCTGTACGTTTCGGCAATGTTTTGGGTAGCCGGGGCAGTGTAATACCGTTGTTTAAGAGGCAAATTGCCCGTGGCGGTCCGGTAACCGTTACCCATCCGGATATGGAGCGTTATTTTATGACTACCGCTGAGGCGGCGCAACTGGTTATCCAGGCGGGTGTTCTAGCTAAAGGCGGAGAGATATTTATTCTGGATATGGGTAATCCGGTGAAGATTCTTGATTTAGCCAAAAAACTGATTAGCCTTTCAGGTTTCGAGCCTGAAAAAGACATACCGATCTGTTTTACCGGCATTAACCCTGGCGAAAAATTAGTTGAGCAGTTAGTAGGCGAGGGCGAGAGAACCATACCCACCGAGCATGAAAGAATCTTCGCCATATCTGAAGGCAAGCAGGACTTCGATCTTTTGGAAGCCTCTCTCAATGTTTTGGAAAGTCCGGGTTTTCCTTACCGGGAACATGAAATAATTCTTTTACTGCAAAAATTAATTCCTGGTTTTAGAAAATAA